AATTCAAATAGGGAGAACCCCGTGGATTTGCTGCTGCTTGTGGAACTTCTCATACTCCAGATAATAGGTGTTCATGCCACTTATCCCATCGTGTATGAACTTACAAATCATATTTTTAAGCGTCTGATTAAAGTGCTTGACCAGGCCATCCTTCTGTGGATGGCAAACGCTGGTCTGAATCAGTTTAATAGCCAATAATTCATACAGTTTACGAAGTATATGTTACTTAAAAAGTTAGATACATGAggcccagtgtgtgtgtttgtgtgtgtgtgtgtgtgtgtgtgtgtgtgtgtgtgtgtgtgtgtgtgtgcatacaataaaatacaagGACATATGGTCCTGTGAAATATGCTGCATTTCtagaaacaacaaaataaatgagTACTTTATTAAAGcattcacatttattttgtgTAGTAAAGTTTACTTAAAACATTATCCTTAGCTTGAGGTTTCTACAGGTGTGGGTACTGATAACATATTTCAGTAaagaccatccatccatccatccatcttctaccgcttattcCTTCTACAGGGTCGCAGGATGtccctggagccaatcccagggagcatcgggcacaaggcagggtacatcctggacagggtgccagtccatcgcagggcacaatcacatacacactcacacacccattcatacactacggacactttggacatgccaatcagccaaccatgcatgtctttggactgggggaggaatccggagaacccagaggaaacccccgcagcacggggagaacatgcaaactccgcacacacagggccacatgggaattgaacccctgtCAGTAAAGACCATAATGGCAAATATCCAAACTGTAAACATTGAACACTAATCAGAGAATTTTCTGTGTTCTTAACACTGCACTCTTTCATTcttacacatactgtatggagGTTCATTTAAGCCATGGAAGATTGTCCTACACTTCTTAATGTAAATTGATTTTTACACAAGATTGTGGAGATTTCTTCAGCAGTGCTAATAAACAGTAATCTATAAGTGATTTCCCCCATTCTTTTTTATCTCTGATCGCTGACTCAGCTTCTCTCCATCTGTTATCAGTGTGTGTCATGCTactcagcgtgtgtgtgtgcgtgtgtgtgtgtaggtggtacTTCTGCTGTAGTACAACCAAGCTTACTCTCAACCTGGAGTATGTTGCAGTTTCCTTTTCAgatcacttttttattttaattagtgTTGCGCATGATAATTCATGTAGATTAGATGTACTGATGGATAAAAGAGATGCCAAATTTTGGAGAGagaaaattattcatttgtataattaagcaatattgcaCGAGCAAGATTGATGTTTTATCAACAGATGTCTGCTGATAAAACACCAATCTGCCAGGACttaaacagataaaacagaTCTGCTGGGCCTGTACTGGAActgtcttcacttcctgcttgttcttgggGCATTTTACCTTCAGTTTTGCCTTCAGCAAATGAAATGCAGCTCAACTGGcttcaggtcaggtgattgacttggtcatCACAGATTTCACTTCTTTGCCTTAAAAAAGCCTTTGAAAGTAGGCTTTGGGTCATTGCCCATCTGTACCGTGAAGCGCCATCCAAAGAGTTTTGAAGCATctggctgaatctgagcagattATTTATTAATCCTGCTGCTAttgtcagcagtcacatcatcaataaatacaagggAACCGGTTCCTTTTACAGCCATAAGATGAGGTGGTATGCTTTAGATAATGATCAGTTCCTTCCCTTCTCCAGACTCTTCTCTGTCTCGTCAGTCtatattattttagttttttgtttttttagatgtttttggCAAACACCTATTGGGGCTGATTTCTAGAACACACTCTGGATGGAACATCAGTCCATCACAATATGCAACTTAGCATAGCTAATCCACCTACCAACATTTTTttagaggaaactggagaacccggaggaaacccacaatgTAAAACATGCACGGAAATTCTGCACATAGATCAGATAACCCGAGATCAGCGTTGAACAAGGGACCCTCTAGCTTTGAGgtagcaatgctacccactgcaccactgtacccccccccccttcaaaatgtgtgtgtgctcaaAAGATCTTTATATTGGATAAAAATATTACAACTGCTGTTTGTTAGGTATAGTGATATGTTTTATAGTTGCTAAAAATCTATTGAATTTTATGAATGTTACGTGAAAAGCTGTGGGCAGTGGAATCCAAATGAAACATTCCTCTCTGCTggcaaaacaaaatattaataaataaacaaaattattatGCTATTAAAAAGCAGGCTTATTGAGAAGGGCAATATAAAAAAGCCAATCAATGGCATACATTTATATGAAATAGAACTAttgaggggcagtggtggcttggcagttaaggctctggagtactgatcagaaggtctgaggttcaagccccagcactgccaggctctgagGTACTGATCGCAAGGTCGGGGGGTTGAAGCCTCAGCTCTGCCAGGTTCTGAggtactgatcggaaggtcggagGGTTGAAGCCTCAGCATTGCCAGgttctgggttattgatcagaaggtagggggttcaagcctcagcactaccaggttctgggttactgatcggaaggtcgggagTTCAAGTCTCAGCAAGGATCAACCTCAAGCCTTAACCCTCTCttctccaggggcactgtatcatggctgagcctgcactctgaccccaacgtcctaacatgctggggtatgcgaagaaaagaatttcactgtgctgttatgtaaacgtgaccaataaagaatttcactgtgctgttatgtaaacgtgaccaataaagaatttcactgtgctgttatGTAAACGTgaccaataaaataaaagtaaaaaaaaaaacaagaaaagaagtTTAATTAAGGAGACCAATTTATTTGACCAACATAAAACATGATAGAtatattaaagtttatttaccCCAGTATTATTGCTCATggcaaacatgcaaataaaatctgaaataagAACATTACGTATTCGTTTTTCTGGATTTGAAAATCATGTGGCACAAGCTGACTTCTCCACGTCGGCGCACTTGTGTTTCTTAAACGTCTTGATATAAGTGAATCTCTGTCCACACTgcgagcagtgatacggcttctctcctgagtgaatgcgctggtgtgtttTCAGGTTACTCTGGTAAGCAAAACTCTTCCCGCACTGTAAGCAGTCGTAGGGCTTCTCTCGCGTGTGAAAGGGTTGGTGCCTTTCAAGATTTCTCTTTTCgttaaagctcttcccacactgtaaGCACCAATACAGcctctctcccgtgtgaatgcgctggtgttttTCAAGATTCCTCTGCTGATTAAATCGCTTCCCGCACTGTGCGcagtgatacggtttctctcctgtgtgaacgcgCTGATGGGTTTGAAGTTCACCCTGTTGATTAAATGTCTTCCCGCACTGTGTGCAGAGaaacggcttctctcctgtatgaACGCGCTGATGTTTCAAAAGATCGCCGTGTTgattaaagctcttcccacactctacgcagtgatacggcttctctcctgtatgGATGCGCTGATGTGTTCTGAGATGACTCTGTTGATTgaagctcttcccacactgtgcgCACTGGTACGGTTTCTCTCCCGTATGGATGCGCTGATGTGTTTTGAGATGACTCAGTTGATTAAAGCTCTTCCTACACTGGTTGCAGTGAaacggcttctctcccgtgtggaCTCGCTTATGATCTTCGAGATTACTCGGCTTTCTAAAAGCCTTCCCGCACTCCGAGCAGCGATACGGCTTGTCTCCCGTGTGAACGCGCGTGTGATCTTTAAGACGACTCACGTTGATgaagctcttcccacactgtgcgCACTGgtacggtttctctcctgtatgGATGCGCTGATGTGTTTTGAGATGACTCAGTTGATTAAAGCTCTTCCTACACTGCTTGCAGTGAAACGGCTTCTCCCCCGTGTGAACGCGCGTAAGATCTTTGAGATAACTCGGATTTAAAAAACTCGTCCCACACTGCGAGCAGCGATGCgacttctctcctgtgtgaacgcgCTGGTGCTGGTGGAGATGACTCGGGTacgtaaaactcttcccacactgtgagcagggAAATGTCCCTTCCATTGTGTGGACACACTGGTGCTTACTGAGATGATGGAGATTAGTGAAATCTTTCCCACATGTTGAACAGTGATGGATTTCTTCCTGCATTTGTCCCCGAGTGGCGTTAGTGTGAGGAGTACCAGAGCATGTTTGCTCACTGTTTGAGCTTCCTGTGGGCATCACATTGTCGTTTTTAATTTCTCTCGATCTCAACAACCTCATATATTCCTCAGAGTGGCTTCTCCTTATGTGATTGTAAAGGTAAATTTGAGATGTGTAGGAAAGTCGACACCAGGAGCAGGAGAAAAGTTCCAGCAGGGAATCGTTCGTTTCTGGagcataaaaaaatgaaaagtattAGTAATTCACTGAGAAACAAACTGCTTTAAATTACATTAGAAACTACACCTCGTATTTTTACTACGATCATGACGGTCTATAAAAGTATTACAATTGCTGTTAAgtttattaatacatttcttATACCTGATAAAAAACCAATTGTTTTGAGAATACGGCGTTAAAAAGCAAATGAATTATGTCCTCTCCTGgcaaataatactaataataacaataaatttagGCTACATTAGGCTGCcaaagtaaataaacaatagGCTTAAACACAAGGTCGATacatagaaaaaaataacttcCTACGGGATAAACGTACATTCaatccatcttcagtaaccactttatacTGATCAGGGTCTCGATGGATCTGGACTTTATTCTGCGAAGACTGCACATTAGGCTGGAATACACCCAGGATGGGTGGCCAGTCAGTTGGAGTggaataaatatatgaatactTTTTCATGATATATGTAATAGTACTCGaatgaaatcaataaacaaaagaCAGAATATGTCATTTTAAAGTAGGGAGCCAACTTTATTCATGGAACATAAAATCCTATAGatatacatacactcactggccactttaatagagAAAcgtgtacacctgctcattctgAGCAGCCGATCAGAAACCTGAGGCTACTTCAGAAACGGGCTCActaaaactggacagctgaagagtGATAAAAGCCCAGGTTATGTTTTTTTGATcttcaacaaagactgtacatGAGTACAATTTCCatgagatcaacagtttctggtTCGCTCAAAGCAGACCGTCCGGCACCAAAATCCACGTATAAAGATTTGAAGACCGTGTCACACAAGCTGATTGCTCTATGTTGGGGTGCACCTGTGTCGCTTAAATGTTTGGACGCTGGCAACCAAAGCTCTTCCCCCAGTGTAACCAGTGAAATGGCTTCTCTCATGTATGAAGGAGTTGATGTCTTTCAAGATGTCTCTGAGAAGACCGGAAATAAGCTTTTTttgattgatagatagacagataaatgaAGGTTGCTATTTGTATAGGTAGATTAGTTAAAACCAAgcgactgattgattgattgatatatAGATAATGTATGTCCAGTATTAGAGGTTGGTATTTGTACagtaatagcaaaaaaaaaaaaaaagagagagaaaagaaataaagataaCTCCAGATCTGTAGCTAGACAGATTGATAGATAAGActagttgtcttttttttttatttagagaaTATTTGAGATAAGCCTCTGCTTCCTCTCTTTTTATTctaagagatagatagatatagctatTTAAATAAAGGATGACTGAGTGGGCAGATAAAATTCTATAGTCTGAGTTaatagtgtctgtgtgtgtgtgtatgagagagagagagagagactagtaAAGAGGTTAGTATAACTACGGggtcacgttttttttttttatctcgcTGAAGATGTCCGTCTATGAAAAGCTTATCTACCGCCAAAACTgctcttcttccttcttctaTCATTTCTCTTCGTACGTTAATAGTTTGTTCCTTCTGACTCCCCGTGGAAACTGATTGTGAATTACAAAGGAACGCACTTGTGTTTCTTAAACGTCTTGAAGTAAGTAAATATCTGTGCACACCGCGAGCAgtaatacggcttctctcccgtaTGGATGCGCTGATGTATTCGGAGTTGACTCTGTTGAGTGAAACTcgtcccacactgtgagcactgatacggTTTCTCCCCGGTGTGAATACGCAGGTGTCTTTGGAGATCCCTCTGCTCGTTAAAGCTCTTCTCACACTGTGAGCACTGATGCGCCTTCTCTCCTGTATGGATACGCTGATGTGCTTGAAGATTACTCTGTTGATTGAAGCTCTTTCCACACTGCgagcactgatacggcttctctcctgtatgaATACGCAGGTGTCTTTGTAGAGCACTGTTTTGATTAAAACTCGTCCCGCACTCCGAGCAccgatacggcttctctccggtGTGAACGCGTTGGTGTTGTCTGTAATTACTCCCGTTattaaagctcttcccacactgcgagcagtgatacggcttctctccgtGGTAAACGCGCTGATGCTTTTGGAGAGTACGCTGGCACGTAAAACTtcttccacactgtgagcagagACATGTCTTTTCTCGTGTGGGGACACACTGGTGCTTACTGAGATGATGGAGATTAGTCAAATCTTTCCCACATGTTGAACAGTGATGGATTTCTTCCTGCATTTGTCCCCGAGTGACGTTAGTGTGAGGAGTACCAGAGCATGTTTGCTCACTGTTTGAGCTTCCTGTGGGCATCACATTGTCGTTTTTAATTTCTCTTGAGCTCAACAATCTCATATATTCCTCAGAGTGGCTTCTCCTTATGTGATTGTAAAGGTAAATTTGAGATGTGTAGGAAAGTCGACACCAGGAGCAGGAGAAAAGTTCCAGCAGGGAATCGTTCGTATCTGGAgcataaaaaattaaaagtatTAGTAATTCACTGAGAAACAAACTGCTTTAAATGACTTTAGAAACTGCACCTCATATTTTTACTACGATCATGACGGTCTATAAAAGTATTACAATTGCTGTTAAGTTCATTAATAGGTTTCTCATATCTGATAAAAACCAATTGTTTTGAGAATACAGCGTTAAAAACACTGTCCTCTGctggtaaaaaaacaacaacacattatTAAGCTGCTATAGCAAATAAACAATAGGCTTAAACACAAGGTCAATACATGGAAACGTCCTATAGACTAAACGTACATCCAAATCATCCATCCTCACGAACCACTTTATACTAATCAGGGTCTCGATGGATCTGGACTTTATACAAGGAACATAAAATCCTATAGATATGCATACACTAACtagccactttaatagaaaaact
The genomic region above belongs to Ictalurus punctatus breed USDA103 chromosome 14, Coco_2.0, whole genome shotgun sequence and contains:
- the LOC108274551 gene encoding zinc finger protein ZFP2 isoform X5, which encodes MESAELCTDVKTETCSTSDCGTSGSVGFAIPVDQQKPVKKEEPEDEGYPCGGTSSPVECVMIIDQQTGGFQKNPVKEEEPEDDEFLYCEDCRSYFTNKCEVHGPAVFISDTPVPLGIADRAIQTLPPGLEIRKSDIPDAGLGVFNKGETIPLGAHFGPYEGDLVDREEAMNSGYSWVISRSRQCEKYIDGEREMHSNWMRYVNCARNEEEQNLVAFQYRGGILYRCCQPIKKGQELLMWYKDDYGKDLGLAFDYLWKKKCSSNETNDSLLELFSCSWCRLSYTSQIYLYNHIRRSHSEEYMRLLRSREIKNDNVMPTGSSNSEQTCSGTPHTNATRGQMQEEIHHCSTCGKDFTNLHHLSKHQCVHTMEGTFPCSQCGKSFTYPSHLHQHQRVHTGEKSHRCSQCGTSFLNPSYLKDLTRVHTGEKPFHCKQCRKSFNQLSHLKTHQRIHTGEKPYQCAQCGKSFINVSRLKDHTRVHTGDKPYRCSECGKAFRKPSNLEDHKRVHTGEKPFHCNQCRKSFNQLSHLKTHQRIHTGEKPYQCAQCGKSFNQQSHLRTHQRIHTGEKPYHCVECGKSFNQHGDLLKHQRVHTGEKPFLCTQCGKTFNQQGELQTHQRVHTGEKPYHCAQCGKRFNQQRNLEKHQRIHTGERLYWCLQCGKSFNEKRNLERHQPFHTREKPYDCLQCGKSFAYQSNLKTHQRIHSGEKPYHCSQCGQRFTYIKTFKKHKCADVEKSACAT